Proteins encoded by one window of Psychromonas sp. L1A2:
- a CDS encoding ABC transporter ATP-binding protein — protein sequence MSDTPTINWSWLIKQAKQHKKRLITANFIAILATLVSVPIPLLMPLMVDEILLNQPASGVAFINQFISAQWQQPANYIIFIFLTVLVMRITSQLLGILQSRQFTLVSKTITCEIRKQLLDKIGRISIRQYETRGSGGINSHLITDIETIDSFIGSTLSRFIVSFLTVLGTAVILLWIDWRLGLFILLVNPLVVYCSRKLGHRVKHLKKHENQAFESFQNRLIETLDGIYQLRASNREKAFLNDLKNQANDIRSSADKYAWQSEAAGRFSFLLFLLGFELFRAVAMLMVLFSDLSIGQMFAVFGYLWFMLSPMQELLNIQFSWYSASAALKRINTLMHIEEDDRSVSKVNPFLQKQATEVRIENINFAYDDETKVLTNLSLTIPAGKKIALVGASGSGKSTLIQLLIGVYKANSGNILFNGENSKDIGFDVIRDHLSVVLQQPVLFNDTLRQNLSLGLPYTDQQLWHALEVAQLNDVSKKLTDGLETQLGRQGLRLSGGQRQRVAIARMVLTDPQLVILDEATSALDTQTESTLHTALNNFLAGRTTLIVAHRLSAVKQADNIYVLEEGQVSQSGTHQDLLSQDGLYQTLYGGLQSH from the coding sequence TTGAGCGATACTCCGACGATAAATTGGTCTTGGTTAATTAAACAAGCTAAACAACATAAAAAACGCCTTATTACTGCCAATTTTATCGCGATTTTAGCTACGTTAGTGAGTGTCCCAATCCCATTGTTAATGCCATTAATGGTAGATGAAATTCTATTGAACCAGCCAGCATCTGGCGTGGCATTCATTAATCAATTTATTTCCGCACAGTGGCAACAACCCGCTAATTACATCATTTTTATATTTTTAACCGTGCTGGTGATGCGCATTACTAGTCAACTGCTCGGTATTCTCCAAAGTCGCCAATTTACCTTAGTATCGAAAACCATCACCTGTGAAATTCGTAAGCAACTACTTGATAAAATAGGACGTATTAGCATTCGCCAATATGAAACGCGTGGTAGCGGCGGTATTAACTCTCATCTCATTACCGATATTGAAACGATTGATAGCTTTATTGGCAGCACATTAAGTCGTTTCATTGTTAGCTTTTTAACCGTACTGGGTACTGCGGTCATTTTATTATGGATTGACTGGCGATTAGGTTTATTTATTTTACTGGTAAATCCTTTGGTCGTTTATTGCTCACGTAAACTAGGGCATCGCGTTAAACATCTTAAAAAACATGAAAACCAAGCTTTTGAATCATTTCAAAATCGCTTAATTGAAACGCTTGACGGGATCTATCAACTACGTGCATCGAATCGAGAAAAAGCTTTTCTTAATGACCTTAAAAATCAAGCTAATGATATCCGTAGTAGTGCCGATAAATATGCATGGCAAAGTGAAGCTGCAGGCCGTTTTTCATTCTTGCTATTCCTATTAGGCTTTGAACTTTTCAGAGCAGTTGCCATGTTGATGGTGTTATTCAGCGATTTAAGTATTGGTCAAATGTTCGCTGTATTTGGTTACCTATGGTTTATGCTGTCTCCAATGCAAGAATTACTCAATATTCAGTTTTCTTGGTATAGCGCCTCGGCGGCATTAAAACGTATTAATACATTAATGCATATTGAAGAAGATGACCGCTCTGTGAGTAAAGTAAATCCTTTCTTACAAAAGCAAGCCACTGAAGTTCGCATCGAAAATATCAACTTTGCTTATGATGATGAAACAAAAGTACTCACCAATTTAAGTTTAACTATTCCAGCGGGTAAGAAGATTGCGCTAGTTGGTGCGAGCGGAAGTGGTAAATCAACACTAATCCAATTATTAATTGGTGTTTATAAAGCCAATAGTGGCAATATTTTATTTAATGGTGAAAACAGCAAGGATATTGGTTTCGATGTCATTCGAGACCACCTTTCCGTTGTATTACAGCAACCAGTATTATTTAACGATACTTTACGTCAGAACTTATCACTTGGATTACCCTACACAGATCAACAACTATGGCATGCTTTAGAAGTCGCACAACTTAACGATGTTAGTAAAAAATTAACAGATGGATTAGAGACACAATTAGGGCGCCAAGGCTTACGTTTATCTGGAGGACAACGACAGCGCGTTGCCATCGCAAGAATGGTATTAACCGATCCGCAATTAGTTATTTTGGATGAAGCAACTTCAGCCCTAGATACACAAACAGAAAGTACATTACATACTGCACTCAACAACTTCCTAGCAGGACGAACAACCTTGATTGTCGCCCACCGATTATCTGCCGTTAAACAAGCTGATAATATTTATGTGTTAGAAGAGGGTCAAGTTAGCCAATCTGGGACACACCAAGATTTACTTTCGCAAGATGGCTTATATCAAACCTTATATGGTGGACTTCAAAGTCATTAA